One Azospirillum sp. B510 genomic window carries:
- a CDS encoding methyl-accepting chemotaxis protein codes for MRMTWLRNMTIRTRTIASFTAVVVMMIGFGVFSILQMAAMNQKSLEIRNNWLPSVATIANIYTLFDFYRIVEGAHIVANNEEDRNAEEKTMSDVLIAFEKSDKEYSTNLMPGFETDTYRAFKSAWDNYLAISKNSVIPLSRADKDAEAGVIFRGDERGEYRKAKAFLQQLIDFNTREGAKAADDGQNRYETSRTLLIAASMLVTLICVGLALSLLSSVVRPILTLTGTMDRLASRELSVAVEGTDRKDELGAMARAVRVFKDGLLEADRLAAAEAAEQQAKMRRAQAVERLIAGFESSSSAALRTVSAAASELDATAHSMSAMARQTSSQATVVASAAEQTSANVQTVATATEEMASSIREIGTQIARSADIAGKAVHEANQTSDAVRSLAEAAQKIGEVVGLITDIASQTNLLALNATIEAARAGEAGKGFAVVASEVKSLAGQTARATEEIASQIGAIQQTTQGVVTAIAGIGGTIGSINDITTAIAAAIEEQSAATTEISRNIQQAAAGTEEVTGSIVQVNQAAGDTGDAAGQVLSAAAELSRQAESMRRDVEAFLGDIKAA; via the coding sequence ATGAGAATGACGTGGCTGCGGAACATGACCATCCGGACGAGGACGATTGCTTCGTTCACGGCCGTTGTCGTGATGATGATCGGATTCGGAGTTTTTTCGATCCTGCAAATGGCGGCCATGAACCAGAAATCCCTCGAGATCAGGAACAACTGGCTCCCCTCCGTCGCGACAATCGCAAACATCTACACCCTTTTTGACTTTTATCGAATTGTGGAAGGTGCCCACATAGTTGCGAACAATGAGGAGGATAGGAATGCAGAAGAGAAAACCATGTCGGACGTCCTTATCGCCTTTGAAAAGTCCGATAAGGAATATTCAACAAACCTGATGCCGGGATTTGAGACCGATACCTATCGCGCCTTCAAATCGGCCTGGGACAATTATCTGGCGATCAGCAAGAACTCCGTGATCCCCCTGTCCCGTGCCGATAAGGATGCCGAGGCGGGAGTGATCTTCCGCGGGGACGAGCGAGGGGAATACCGCAAGGCGAAGGCTTTCCTGCAACAATTGATCGACTTCAACACGCGCGAGGGCGCGAAAGCTGCCGATGATGGCCAGAATCGGTATGAAACCAGCAGAACCCTGCTGATTGCCGCATCCATGCTGGTGACGCTGATCTGCGTCGGTCTCGCCCTTTCGCTGCTGTCCAGCGTCGTCAGGCCGATCCTGACCCTGACCGGCACCATGGACCGCTTGGCGAGCCGCGAGTTGTCGGTGGCGGTGGAGGGAACCGACCGCAAGGACGAGCTGGGCGCCATGGCGCGTGCGGTCCGGGTGTTCAAGGACGGCCTGCTCGAGGCCGACCGCCTGGCCGCCGCCGAGGCTGCCGAACAACAGGCGAAGATGCGCCGGGCCCAGGCCGTCGAACGGCTGATTGCCGGCTTCGAATCCTCGTCGAGCGCGGCCCTGCGCACCGTGTCCGCCGCCGCATCGGAACTGGACGCCACCGCGCATTCCATGTCGGCGATGGCCCGGCAGACCAGCAGCCAGGCCACCGTGGTGGCGTCGGCCGCCGAGCAGACCAGCGCCAACGTCCAGACCGTCGCGACCGCGACCGAGGAAATGGCGAGCTCCATCCGCGAAATCGGAACCCAGATCGCAAGATCGGCCGACATCGCCGGCAAGGCGGTGCATGAGGCGAACCAGACCAGCGATGCCGTCCGCAGCCTGGCCGAGGCCGCCCAGAAGATCGGCGAGGTCGTCGGCCTGATCACCGACATCGCCAGCCAGACCAACCTGCTGGCCTTGAACGCCACCATCGAAGCCGCCCGCGCCGGCGAGGCCGGCAAGGGCTTCGCCGTGGTCGCCAGCGAGGTCAAGAGCCTCGCCGGTCAGACCGCCAGGGCGACGGAGGAGATCGCCAGCCAGATCGGCGCCATTCAGCAGACGACGCAAGGGGTGGTGACGGCGATCGCCGGGATCGGCGGGACCATCGGCAGCATCAACGACATCACCACCGCCATCGCCGCCGCCATCGAGGAGCAGAGTGCGGCGACCACGGAGATCTCCCGCAACATCCAGCAGGCCGCCGCCGGAACGGAGGAGGTGACGGGGAGCATCGTCCAGGTGAACCAAGCGGCCGGCGATACCGGCGACGCCGCCGGCCAGGTGCTGTCCGCCGCCGCCGAATTGTCCCGGCAGGCCGAGAGCATGCGCCGCGACGTCGAGGCCTTCCTCGGCGACATCAAGGCCGCCTGA
- a CDS encoding arginyltransferase, which yields MSVIQPPQRPLQQFFRSGPMPCPYLPGRVERKLFTRLIGPYATEVNSTLSRAGFRRSHDIVYRPVCPNCQACVPVRVPVAEFVPTRSQRRVLKLNEGVMLAERPAYATSEQYRLFALYQNSRHGDSDMARMAMGDFAAMVDEGRADTNLLEARDHLGQLVGCMLTDRLSDGYSAVYSFYDAAQDRRSLGTFMILGLIERARLAGLPYVYLGYWIAHSRKMAYKAKFHPLECLGPDGWRVAETLPDGDAE from the coding sequence ATGTCGGTCATCCAGCCGCCGCAGCGTCCATTGCAGCAATTCTTCCGCTCGGGGCCGATGCCTTGCCCCTATCTGCCCGGACGTGTCGAACGCAAGCTGTTCACCCGCCTGATCGGCCCCTATGCGACGGAGGTCAATTCCACACTGTCGCGCGCCGGCTTCCGCCGCAGCCACGACATCGTCTATCGCCCGGTCTGCCCCAATTGCCAGGCCTGCGTTCCGGTGCGCGTTCCGGTCGCCGAGTTCGTCCCCACCCGCTCGCAACGCCGGGTGTTGAAGCTGAACGAAGGGGTGATGCTGGCAGAGCGGCCGGCCTACGCCACGTCGGAGCAGTACCGGCTTTTCGCGCTGTACCAGAACTCACGCCACGGCGACTCCGACATGGCCCGGATGGCGATGGGCGATTTCGCCGCCATGGTGGACGAGGGCAGGGCGGACACCAACCTGCTGGAGGCGCGCGACCATCTTGGCCAACTGGTCGGCTGCATGCTGACCGACCGGCTGTCGGACGGCTATTCCGCCGTCTACAGCTTCTACGATGCGGCCCAGGACCGCCGCAGTCTCGGCACCTTCATGATCCTGGGGCTGATCGAGCGGGCCCGGCTCGCCGGTCTGCCCTATGTCTATCTCGGTTACTGGATCGCCCACAGCCGCAAGATGGCCTACAAGGCGAAGTTCCATCCCCTGGAATGTCTTGGGCCCGACGGCTGGCGGGTTGCGGAGACCCTGCCGGACGGGGATGCGGAATAG
- a CDS encoding calcium-binding protein, which produces MRQFWGTSNADVMTGTAYDDRIDGLNGDDRIDGGAGNDQLYGEQGNDSLIGGLGNDQLHGGDGNDWLGDPYGGNEAGNDSMWGDAGNDQLFGGDGNDMLDGGTGNDILKGMRGDDTMIGGAGNDTLYDSYRDGGADLFQPGTGDDLMVSYTDGQIDRFLMERAAGGFGHDTIRYFEKGIDQIEFHGYTASQMALTTDGTNSIFTFADGSSLTVDQLGLSAGHDFIFT; this is translated from the coding sequence ATGCGCCAGTTCTGGGGGACTTCGAACGCCGACGTCATGACCGGTACCGCCTATGACGACCGCATCGACGGTTTGAATGGCGACGACCGCATCGACGGCGGCGCCGGCAACGACCAGCTCTATGGCGAACAGGGGAATGATTCGCTGATCGGCGGGCTGGGCAACGACCAGCTCCATGGCGGTGACGGCAATGACTGGCTCGGCGATCCCTATGGCGGAAACGAGGCCGGCAACGATTCGATGTGGGGCGATGCCGGCAACGATCAGCTGTTCGGCGGCGACGGCAACGACATGCTGGATGGCGGCACCGGCAACGACATTCTGAAGGGGATGCGCGGAGACGACACCATGATCGGCGGTGCCGGCAACGACACCTTGTATGACAGCTATCGCGACGGCGGCGCCGACCTGTTCCAGCCCGGTACCGGCGACGACCTGATGGTCAGCTACACCGACGGCCAGATCGACCGTTTCCTGATGGAGCGGGCCGCCGGCGGCTTCGGCCATGACACCATCAGATATTTCGAGAAGGGCATCGACCAGATCGAGTTCCACGGCTACACCGCCTCGCAAATGGCGCTGACCACCGATGGGACGAATTCGATCTTCACCTTTGCCGACGGTTCGTCGCTGACGGTGGACCAGCTCGGATTGAGCGCCGGTCACGACTTCATCTTCACCTGA
- a CDS encoding DUF1488 domain-containing protein has translation MPIFLFPDDPFWNEEADAVEFAVQVGEYQGRVFVTRRTLQGIVGHTPKPDEAVQQVCMNRPLFERAAEQRIMARALDPDANIHLTGRDLHRAAG, from the coding sequence ATGCCCATCTTCCTGTTTCCCGACGATCCCTTCTGGAACGAGGAGGCCGACGCCGTCGAGTTCGCGGTGCAGGTCGGGGAGTATCAGGGCCGGGTCTTCGTCACCCGCCGCACCCTTCAGGGCATCGTCGGCCATACCCCGAAGCCGGACGAGGCGGTCCAGCAGGTCTGCATGAACCGCCCGCTGTTCGAACGGGCGGCCGAACAGCGCATCATGGCCCGCGCGCTCGACCCCGACGCCAACATCCACCTGACCGGCCGCGACCTTCACCGGGCGGCCGGCTAG
- a CDS encoding circularly permuted type 2 ATP-grasp protein, translated as MDLPAEHTALIRQRLAALDFDELRRRAQDAERELYNLGITFIVYSDKDAVDRILPFDVIPRVISAPEWAHLEAGVKQRVAALNLFLHDIYHDQKILKDGVIPRELVEGNHNFRPQMIGLDVPFNTYIHIMGTDLVRDRHGTFRVLEDNGRVPSGVSYVVENRHMMQRVFPDLMQDIGIRPVDNYGHKLLDAMMEIAPSGVDDPQVVLLSPGTYNSAYFEHIFLAREMGVPLVEGRDLVVDNDRVFMKTTNGLAPVHSIYRRLDDAFLDPKAFNPDSLLGVPGILEAYRKGNVALANAIGTGVADDKAVYCYVPRMIKYYLDQDPIIPNVDTRICREPDALQYTLDNLADLVVKPVGEAGGYGITIGPRASKAELEDCRAKLLADPSNYISQPVVDLSVCPTVCDDAIEPRHVDLRPFAITGKSTWVLPGGLSRVALKKGTLIVNSSQGGGSKDTWVLEGGAA; from the coding sequence ATGGATTTACCGGCCGAACATACGGCGCTGATCCGCCAGAGGCTTGCCGCGCTCGACTTCGATGAACTGCGCCGCCGCGCGCAGGATGCCGAGCGGGAGCTTTACAATCTCGGCATCACCTTCATCGTCTATTCCGACAAGGACGCCGTCGACCGCATCCTGCCGTTCGATGTCATCCCGCGCGTCATCTCCGCGCCGGAATGGGCCCATCTGGAGGCTGGCGTCAAGCAGCGGGTCGCCGCGCTGAATCTGTTCCTGCACGACATCTATCACGACCAGAAGATCCTGAAGGATGGCGTCATTCCGCGGGAACTGGTGGAAGGGAACCATAATTTCCGGCCGCAGATGATCGGGCTGGACGTTCCCTTCAACACCTACATCCACATCATGGGCACCGATCTGGTGCGCGACCGCCACGGCACCTTCCGCGTGCTGGAGGACAATGGCCGCGTGCCGTCCGGCGTCTCCTATGTCGTGGAGAACCGCCACATGATGCAGCGGGTCTTTCCCGACCTGATGCAGGACATCGGCATCCGCCCGGTCGACAATTACGGCCACAAGCTGCTGGACGCCATGATGGAGATCGCGCCATCCGGCGTCGATGATCCGCAGGTGGTGCTGTTGTCGCCCGGCACCTACAACTCCGCCTATTTCGAGCACATCTTCCTGGCGCGCGAGATGGGCGTGCCGCTGGTGGAGGGGCGTGATCTGGTGGTCGACAACGACCGGGTCTTCATGAAGACGACCAACGGTCTGGCCCCGGTCCATTCGATCTATCGCCGGCTCGACGACGCCTTCCTCGATCCCAAGGCCTTCAATCCGGACAGCCTGCTCGGCGTGCCCGGCATCCTGGAGGCCTACCGCAAGGGCAATGTGGCGCTGGCCAACGCCATCGGCACCGGTGTCGCCGACGACAAGGCGGTCTATTGCTACGTCCCGCGGATGATCAAATACTATCTCGACCAGGACCCGATCATCCCCAACGTCGACACCCGCATCTGTCGCGAGCCCGACGCCCTGCAATACACGCTCGACAATCTGGCCGATCTGGTGGTGAAGCCGGTGGGCGAGGCCGGCGGTTACGGCATCACCATCGGTCCGCGCGCCAGCAAGGCCGAGTTGGAGGATTGCCGGGCCAAGCTTCTGGCCGATCCGTCCAACTACATCAGCCAGCCGGTGGTCGACCTGTCGGTCTGCCCGACCGTCTGCGACGATGCCATCGAACCGCGCCATGTCGATCTGCGCCCCTTCGCCATCACCGGCAAGAGCACCTGGGTCCTGCCCGGCGGCCTGTCGCGCGTGGCGCTGAAGAAGGGCACGCTGATCGTCAATTCGTCCCAGGGCGGCGGCTCCAAGGACACCTGGGTTCTGGAAGGTGGTGCGGCATGA
- a CDS encoding flavin reductase family protein, translating into MITDQPIDPLAFRSALGCFATGIAVITTIAPDGLPLGVTVNSFSSVSLDPPLVQFCLGRAAMSFEAFNAAPHFAVNILASDQEDLSNRFSRRDLQERWTGLETITGRGGVRLLGGCLATLECDREHLLDGGDHVIVLGRVRKITSRDSGDPLLYFRGRYAKLG; encoded by the coding sequence ATGATCACCGACCAGCCGATCGATCCGCTCGCGTTCCGTTCCGCCCTCGGCTGTTTCGCCACCGGAATCGCCGTCATCACCACCATCGCCCCGGACGGGCTGCCGCTGGGGGTCACGGTGAACTCCTTCTCGTCGGTGTCGCTCGATCCGCCGCTGGTGCAGTTCTGCCTGGGCCGTGCCGCGATGTCTTTCGAGGCCTTCAACGCCGCCCCGCATTTCGCGGTGAACATCCTGGCCTCCGACCAGGAGGATCTGTCCAACCGCTTCTCCCGCCGCGACCTGCAGGAACGCTGGACCGGCCTGGAGACCATCACCGGCCGCGGCGGCGTCCGTCTGCTGGGCGGTTGCCTCGCCACGCTGGAATGCGACCGCGAGCATCTGCTGGACGGTGGCGACCATGTCATCGTGCTGGGCCGTGTCCGCAAGATCACCTCGCGCGACAGCGGCGACCCGCTGCTGTATTTCCGCGGCCGCTACGCCAAGCTGGGGTGA
- a CDS encoding flagellar motor protein MotB — MSGNSGGNEQPIIIKKKKGGHGGHHGGAWKVAYADFVTAMMAFFLLLWLLNVTTSDQRKGIADYFSPVSVSREQSGSGGMLGGKTITVPGAQVSPSSPMSADVPVSGPPGYSSQQSDDADDPTEATSGPGQGTGPGKPAKAAPDADIADQKPNETRAEFQKRMEEMAKQLGIPGQKPGEKLSDFGERVKEAMNSLQGAAKEARQFQQAATEIRQAIQSVPELEPLAQNLMIDQTPEGLRIQIVDQDRVSMFPAGSGQMYPQTRQLVQQVAKALTKLPNKLSISGHTDSSPFPAGSGRDNWDLSTERANATRRALLAGGINPSRIQNVVGKADTDPLVADQPNSPRNRRITMVLLREAQAAAATGGQSGGGGAPGASPTPPAATKAR, encoded by the coding sequence ATGAGCGGGAATTCCGGCGGCAACGAGCAGCCTATCATCATCAAGAAGAAGAAGGGCGGGCACGGCGGCCACCATGGTGGCGCGTGGAAGGTGGCCTATGCCGACTTCGTGACCGCGATGATGGCCTTCTTCCTGCTGCTGTGGCTGCTGAACGTCACCACCTCGGACCAGCGCAAGGGCATCGCCGATTATTTCTCGCCCGTCTCGGTCAGCCGCGAGCAGTCGGGTTCCGGCGGCATGCTGGGCGGCAAGACCATCACCGTGCCGGGCGCGCAGGTCTCCCCCAGCTCTCCCATGTCGGCCGATGTGCCGGTGTCGGGGCCGCCCGGCTATTCGTCGCAGCAGAGCGACGACGCCGACGATCCGACCGAGGCCACCTCCGGCCCCGGCCAGGGCACCGGGCCGGGCAAGCCCGCCAAGGCCGCCCCCGACGCCGACATCGCCGACCAGAAGCCGAACGAGACCCGCGCCGAATTCCAGAAGCGGATGGAGGAGATGGCCAAGCAGTTGGGCATCCCCGGTCAGAAGCCCGGCGAGAAGCTGTCGGACTTCGGCGAACGCGTGAAGGAGGCGATGAACAGCCTGCAGGGCGCGGCCAAGGAGGCCCGCCAGTTCCAGCAGGCCGCCACCGAGATCCGCCAGGCCATCCAGTCGGTGCCGGAACTGGAGCCGCTGGCCCAGAATCTGATGATCGATCAGACGCCGGAAGGCTTGCGGATCCAGATCGTCGACCAGGACCGGGTATCGATGTTCCCCGCCGGCTCCGGCCAGATGTATCCGCAGACCCGGCAACTGGTGCAGCAGGTGGCGAAGGCGTTGACGAAGCTGCCGAACAAGCTGTCGATCAGCGGCCACACCGACTCCTCGCCTTTCCCCGCCGGGTCCGGGCGCGACAACTGGGATTTGTCGACCGAGCGGGCCAACGCCACCCGGCGCGCCCTGCTGGCCGGCGGCATCAACCCGTCGCGAATCCAGAATGTCGTCGGCAAGGCGGACACCGACCCGCTGGTCGCCGATCAGCCCAACAGTCCACGCAACCGCCGTATCACCATGGTCCTGCTGCGCGAAGCCCAGGCGGCAGCGGCGACGGGCGGCCAATCGGGCGGCGGCGGCGCTCCCGGCGCTTCCCCCACGCCGCCCGCCGCTACCAAAGCACGGTGA
- a CDS encoding PRC-barrel domain-containing protein, with protein MDHRRLSLRLLFAGLPVLTLGACASSDMGGVPAAEMATEPPLELVGLTVQTPDGRRMLGNVTDLVIGPTNRVEQAVVTVGAPLFPNEHKVAVASDNLRYARDRQAVILTGMSAEEFAALPPVGRSDRMVSFGGGESGGETTLPAGPAPAAGGKGAGRPR; from the coding sequence ATGGACCACCGCCGCCTTTCCTTGCGTCTGCTCTTCGCCGGTCTTCCGGTCCTGACTCTCGGCGCCTGCGCCAGTTCCGACATGGGCGGTGTCCCGGCGGCGGAGATGGCGACCGAGCCACCGCTGGAACTGGTCGGGCTGACGGTGCAGACGCCGGATGGACGCCGCATGCTCGGCAATGTCACCGACCTCGTGATCGGCCCGACCAACCGGGTCGAACAGGCGGTCGTCACCGTCGGCGCCCCGCTGTTTCCCAACGAACACAAGGTGGCGGTCGCCAGCGACAATCTGCGCTATGCCCGCGACCGGCAGGCCGTGATCCTCACCGGCATGTCGGCGGAGGAGTTCGCCGCCCTGCCCCCGGTCGGCCGCAGCGACCGCATGGTTTCGTTCGGCGGCGGAGAAAGCGGCGGCGAAACGACCCTGCCCGCCGGCCCCGCACCGGCCGCCGGCGGGAAGGGCGCAGGCCGACCGCGCTGA
- the hisI gene encoding phosphoribosyl-AMP cyclohydrolase: protein MTDAPSIDAAAFEEVLAAIRFTADGLVPAIAQADGTGEILMMAWMNRDAVLETLSTGRVCYWSRSRGGLWRKGETSGQVQRLKDFRVDCDGDTLLLIVEQDGVACHTGRRSCFYRAWRNGTLETIQEVQTDPAILYGGHAHSHG from the coding sequence ATGACGGACGCACCGTCGATCGATGCCGCCGCCTTTGAGGAGGTGCTGGCCGCCATCCGCTTCACCGCGGACGGTCTGGTGCCGGCGATCGCCCAGGCCGACGGCACCGGTGAGATTCTGATGATGGCCTGGATGAACCGCGACGCGGTGCTGGAGACCCTGTCCACCGGCCGCGTCTGCTACTGGTCGCGCTCGCGCGGCGGGCTGTGGCGCAAGGGCGAGACCTCCGGCCAGGTTCAGCGCCTGAAGGATTTCCGGGTGGATTGCGACGGCGACACCCTGCTGCTGATCGTCGAGCAGGATGGCGTCGCCTGCCATACCGGCCGGCGCAGCTGTTTCTACCGCGCCTGGCGCAACGGGACGCTGGAGACGATCCAGGAGGTGCAGACCGATCCCGCCATTCTCTATGGCGGGCATGCGCATAGCCATGGTTGA
- a CDS encoding TRAP transporter large permease codes for MVEFVSANMAPLMFGALVIFLLMGFPVAFALAANGLVFSLIGIELGLLTPALLQALPERVFGIMRNDTLLAIPFFTFMGLILERSGMAEDLLDTIGQLFGPIRGGLAYAVIFVGALLAATTGVVAASVISMGLISLPIMLRYGYDRRVASGVIAASGTLAQIIPPSLVLIVLADQLGRSVGEMYAGALIPGLVLTALYAGYILLTSIIRPEMVPALPPEARSLRGGKLLLRVITSLVPPLVLIFLVLGTIFLGIATPTEGGAMGAAGAILLALAKRQLSWNLMRQAMDSTAKLSSFVVFILIGSTVFGLVFRAVNGDLWVEHLLIGLPGGELGFLIVCNILVFVLAFFLDFFELAFIIVPLLGPVADKLGIDLIWFGVLLGVNMQTSFMHPPFGFALFFLRSVAPKTDYLDKITGKKIGRITTGQIYWGAVPFVIIQIIMVGLVIGFPQLVDAGRDKGPVINLNDVKIEIPAFDNQDVAPPFGGPSQQDNNQADDIMKQLQGK; via the coding sequence ATGGTCGAATTCGTATCCGCCAACATGGCGCCGCTGATGTTCGGCGCCCTGGTGATTTTCCTGTTGATGGGCTTCCCGGTCGCCTTCGCGCTGGCCGCCAACGGTCTGGTGTTCAGCCTGATCGGCATCGAGCTGGGGCTGCTGACCCCGGCACTGTTGCAGGCGCTGCCGGAACGTGTGTTCGGCATCATGCGCAACGACACACTGCTGGCGATCCCCTTCTTCACCTTCATGGGCCTGATCCTGGAGCGATCCGGCATGGCCGAGGATCTGCTCGACACCATCGGGCAGCTGTTCGGTCCGATCCGCGGCGGTCTGGCCTATGCGGTGATCTTCGTCGGGGCGCTGCTGGCGGCGACCACCGGCGTGGTGGCGGCCTCGGTCATCTCCATGGGGCTGATCTCGCTGCCGATCATGCTGCGCTACGGTTATGACCGTCGCGTCGCATCAGGCGTCATCGCCGCGTCCGGCACGCTGGCCCAGATCATCCCGCCGTCGCTGGTGCTGATCGTGCTGGCCGACCAGCTCGGCCGTTCGGTCGGCGAAATGTATGCCGGCGCGCTGATCCCCGGCCTCGTGCTGACCGCGCTCTATGCCGGCTATATCCTGCTCACCAGCATCATCAGGCCGGAAATGGTGCCGGCCCTGCCGCCGGAGGCCCGCAGCCTGCGCGGCGGCAAGCTGCTGCTGCGCGTCATCACCTCGCTGGTGCCGCCGCTGGTGCTGATCTTCCTGGTGCTGGGCACCATCTTCCTCGGCATCGCCACCCCGACGGAGGGCGGCGCCATGGGGGCCGCCGGCGCCATCCTGCTGGCATTGGCCAAGCGGCAGCTGAGCTGGAACCTGATGCGTCAGGCGATGGACTCGACCGCCAAGCTGTCGTCCTTCGTGGTGTTCATCCTGATCGGCTCGACGGTGTTCGGTCTGGTGTTCCGGGCGGTGAACGGCGACCTGTGGGTCGAGCATCTGCTGATCGGCCTGCCGGGCGGCGAGCTGGGCTTCCTGATCGTCTGCAACATCCTGGTCTTCGTCCTGGCCTTCTTCCTCGATTTCTTCGAGCTGGCCTTCATCATCGTGCCCCTGCTGGGGCCGGTGGCCGACAAGCTGGGCATCGACCTGATCTGGTTCGGCGTGCTGCTCGGCGTCAACATGCAGACCAGCTTCATGCACCCGCCTTTCGGCTTCGCGCTGTTCTTCCTGCGGTCGGTGGCGCCGAAGACCGATTACCTCGACAAGATCACCGGCAAGAAGATCGGCAGGATCACCACCGGCCAGATCTATTGGGGTGCCGTGCCCTTCGTGATCATCCAGATCATCATGGTCGGTCTCGTCATCGGCTTCCCGCAACTGGTCGATGCCGGCCGCGACAAGGGACCGGTGATCAACCTGAACGACGTGAAGATCGAGATCCCGGCCTTCGACAACCAGGATGTCGCACCGCCCTTCGGCGGCCCGTCCCAGCAGGACAACAACCAGGCCGACGACATCATGAAGCAGCTTCAGGGCAAGTGA
- a CDS encoding TRAP transporter small permease subunit gives MISFPEGPLKVSALIDAVNEGIGKLAYWLVLVAVVVSSVNAVIRYAFNISSNAWLELQWYLFAAVFLLCAGYTFLRNEHIRIDIILGRFSKRVQAWVDIFGIVVFMFPMTILILKLSLPMFWDSFSTSEMSSDAGGLIRWPAKLLIPVGFFLLTAQGVSELIKRVAFLTGDRDEPGEKMHSHS, from the coding sequence TTGATCAGCTTCCCGGAGGGGCCGCTCAAAGTAAGCGCGCTGATCGATGCCGTGAACGAGGGCATCGGCAAGCTCGCCTATTGGCTGGTGCTGGTCGCCGTGGTGGTCAGCTCGGTCAACGCGGTCATCCGCTACGCGTTCAACATCAGTTCCAACGCCTGGCTGGAACTGCAATGGTACCTGTTCGCCGCGGTGTTCCTGCTGTGCGCCGGCTATACCTTCCTGCGCAACGAGCATATCCGCATCGACATCATTCTGGGCCGCTTCTCCAAGCGGGTCCAGGCCTGGGTCGACATCTTCGGCATCGTCGTCTTCATGTTCCCGATGACGATCCTGATCCTGAAGCTGTCGCTTCCGATGTTCTGGGACAGCTTCAGCACCAGCGAGATGTCGAGCGATGCCGGCGGCCTGATCCGTTGGCCCGCGAAGCTTCTGATCCCGGTCGGCTTCTTCCTGCTCACCGCGCAGGGTGTGTCGGAACTGATCAAGCGCGTCGCTTTTCTCACCGGTGACCGTGACGAGCCGGGCGAGAAGATGCACAGCCATTCCTAA
- a CDS encoding alpha-E domain-containing protein, with amino-acid sequence MNLLSRYAECIFWMARYMERAENLARILDVHETFARDTRGATNWFSIVQLNADEKDFFSRHDRPTAEAVIHYYMFDAQNHNSLLSMLRMARENARTLRPWISTEMWTQINVFHNKLLEMSVKDVAAQNLSKVCTWIKEECQTHTGITEGTFYRDQGWYFYQMGKYIERADQTTRLLDIKYHTLLPSPLDVGSTLDVSQWTTVLRSTAGYHAFRRVYPRGMSPTTVAGFMLFNEGFPRSVVMCVRQIDGVLTRMRSRYDLRGGSAAMERVDELLAALLARPIEAVLRDGLHEYLDWIQLQLSGVTTEIAQAFFGFQPPLADQSQSQ; translated from the coding sequence ATGAACCTGCTGTCCCGTTACGCGGAATGCATTTTCTGGATGGCCCGCTACATGGAGCGGGCCGAGAATCTGGCCCGAATCCTCGACGTGCATGAAACCTTCGCGCGCGACACCCGCGGGGCGACCAACTGGTTTTCCATCGTCCAGTTGAACGCCGACGAGAAGGACTTCTTCAGCCGGCATGATCGCCCGACGGCCGAGGCGGTGATCCACTATTATATGTTCGACGCGCAGAACCATAATTCGCTGCTGTCGATGCTGCGGATGGCGCGGGAGAACGCCCGGACGCTGCGCCCCTGGATCTCGACCGAGATGTGGACCCAGATCAACGTCTTCCACAACAAGCTGTTGGAGATGTCGGTCAAGGATGTGGCGGCCCAGAACCTGTCCAAGGTCTGCACCTGGATCAAGGAGGAATGCCAGACCCACACCGGCATCACCGAGGGCACCTTCTACCGCGACCAGGGCTGGTATTTCTACCAGATGGGCAAATACATCGAGCGGGCCGACCAGACCACGCGGCTGCTCGACATCAAGTATCATACGCTTCTGCCGTCGCCGCTCGATGTCGGCTCCACGCTGGATGTCAGCCAGTGGACGACGGTGCTGCGCAGCACCGCCGGCTACCACGCCTTCCGCCGGGTCTATCCGCGCGGCATGTCGCCGACCACCGTCGCCGGTTTCATGCTGTTCAACGAGGGATTTCCGCGGTCGGTGGTGATGTGCGTCCGCCAGATCGACGGGGTGCTGACGCGGATGCGCTCGCGCTATGACCTGCGCGGCGGATCGGCGGCGATGGAGCGGGTGGACGAACTGCTGGCCGCCCTGCTGGCCCGGCCGATCGAAGCGGTGTTGCGCGACGGCCTGCACGAGTATCTCGACTGGATCCAACTCCAGTTGAGCGGTGTGACCACCGAAATCGCGCAGGCCTTCTTCGGCTTCCAGCCGCCTCTGGCGGATCAGAGCCAGTCGCAGTAA